The Methanobrevibacter gottschalkii DSM 11977 genome includes a region encoding these proteins:
- a CDS encoding cobaltochelatase subunit CobN has protein sequence MKFFRKKPRIFLILLIVMICFCLFSQLAFAENINESEVVGNAEIENNLSSTNDNFEVSKDIGYNVSKKISTDNSNENLRNSQHMTLFIISDNPGTNILDKAILELSNENKINGVNLIIRNGNQVKSMNENELSYLLSDCDAFIGEWISSDVDSVLTSVLVKNPDLSNKKLFLVLEPPSGNLNSGSSSLNLIRNNTLNYNKIFTNYSNEELINYFKNTKRGNSYSNINNYLTNGNGKNFDSIFNRLVLYKDLNDKNNLKNQILFILNYLGVDVSYEQPTFTGVKNYGIYRDRWYSLDEYISTFFKATNNRTVGILESKMYIESQQLNTCYSIINSLESRNYNVIPVFADGGSAEQLKVMVESWTSAGDDISGFLSNSSNFDVYIDAIVSMVAYGVGGENFTKATSFFEEAGVQVFRAVHSDHVSNEQWELGSTGLTTEKSDKWWHITIAEAQGIIDATFIGGNSSYISNLTGAQITTYIPHEGNIGLLADRIDSWVDLKYTLNEDKLISIIYYNYPPGKQNIGSSYLDTIKSIYNILYTLKAAGYTVGSLPVDVSELEYLMLTCGINVATWAPGELEKIANRSCITLLPVSEYNSWFNSLDEIVRIQVSNGTVAYIGELTKRAVELDYTKTIGSTIDDWYNQVVSLLPDEKSVEAKEVLSNIVRALKDYANTHSQDYYRLYLKYFDEFKELNIQGLNGWGETPGNVMVVNKNGTDYFVIPGLTFGNIFVAPEPQRGWESDIKNLYHCTAVAPTHQYLAAYYYMQTRNPNAMIFTGRHATHEWLPGKEILLSATDYGSVVVGDVPQLYFYISDGLGEAIQAKRRGFAVIISHLTSPMSYTHLYGNLTFLANLINDYQKAGSSSEKNKIGEKIQDLIISNDYSTNLGLNKSQIKSISIDSLIEKINIFLKSTQDTLHPLGLHALGEYWSEEDIASTVSAMLSHDFVLENNQGTLNLFTELSNYYYSKSYGDLTPFEREFVLNKSYDICKALIYWDVNSVSNVLINGNVKFNNSNFYACLNLAKSYINLINQSISNELNAMLDGLNGRYIPTGEGGEIVVKPSILPTGTNIFQDQSSELPTQDAWNYAKILALLTLADLNDTTEKIIMGIWCVETARDDGALVSTVLYLLGMKPVWTNSSSAGFDDEGNPTGKKVGAMPEVIKLNDLTRPEGWNKKRIDVTIITSGLFRDLYSSQSVLMDNAFRVALARSYLTLINNKTLMNGKYGKELRQALDCVMEGINYYRASNEALKDNYVAQHWIKDCLYYLSIGYNASYAGECAITRIFAPPNGDYGAGISKLVSMSWTWNNTDELAQFYLGRMGNMYSKNYWGDTNPLVFLKALSNSDTIITSRNTNQYGVMDNDDFFDYWGGLSMAVEHVSGKSPKMNVLMYADKDNAYISSLEEVMYREIASRYDNPEWIKGMMKEGYSGARYMSNKFVSNLLGWQVTRPDSVSDDLWNRVYNTYYKDKYNLGVKDWLMSGNNAYSLISMSGTMLSSIHKGYWNADDATIRDIANTWAQATVKNGVACCDCSCGNVAMMQWAVQYVNPDILAQLLPKLYDATENPVFLNNTHNPNTKPENNNDPQVEPSTPNPTDGSSSSSTISNNATSTNSNQHSLSNSQNSQGNAVSDVGDSSSSDSGTFSSEGADVKKAIEINPITQQSASEVGMSLLAVLGVICLILIVGVGYFRDNGKEKKGSNLDELFNEKL, from the coding sequence ATGAAATTTTTTAGAAAAAAACCAAGAATATTTTTGATACTTTTAATTGTAATGATATGCTTTTGTTTATTCTCACAACTGGCTTTCGCCGAAAATATCAATGAAAGTGAAGTTGTTGGAAATGCAGAAATTGAAAATAATTTAAGCAGTACTAATGATAATTTTGAAGTTTCAAAAGATATAGGTTATAACGTCTCTAAAAAGATTTCAACGGATAATTCAAATGAAAATTTAAGAAATTCTCAACACATGACTTTATTTATAATTAGTGATAATCCGGGAACAAATATTCTGGATAAAGCTATTTTAGAACTTTCCAATGAAAATAAGATAAATGGTGTAAATTTAATTATTAGAAATGGAAATCAAGTAAAATCAATGAATGAAAATGAATTAAGTTATTTATTATCTGATTGTGATGCTTTTATAGGTGAATGGATTAGTAGTGATGTCGATTCTGTATTGACAAGTGTTTTAGTAAAAAATCCTGATTTGTCTAATAAAAAATTATTTCTTGTATTGGAACCTCCTTCAGGCAATTTAAACTCGGGGTCCAGTTCATTGAATCTAATTAGGAATAATACCTTGAATTATAATAAGATATTTACAAATTATTCCAATGAAGAGTTAATTAATTATTTTAAGAATACTAAAAGGGGCAACTCATATTCTAACATTAATAATTATTTAACAAATGGAAACGGAAAAAATTTCGATTCAATTTTTAATCGATTAGTTCTTTATAAGGATTTGAATGATAAAAATAATTTGAAAAATCAAATATTGTTTATTTTAAATTATTTGGGCGTTGATGTTAGTTATGAACAGCCAACATTTACCGGTGTTAAAAACTATGGTATTTATAGGGATAGATGGTACTCCTTGGATGAGTATATTTCTACTTTTTTTAAAGCAACTAATAATAGGACGGTTGGGATTTTAGAAAGTAAAATGTATATTGAATCTCAGCAGTTAAACACTTGCTATTCAATTATAAACTCATTGGAATCAAGAAATTATAATGTAATTCCTGTCTTTGCTGATGGAGGATCTGCTGAACAATTGAAGGTCATGGTTGAATCCTGGACAAGTGCGGGAGATGATATTTCAGGATTTTTATCTAATTCTTCTAATTTTGATGTTTATATTGATGCGATTGTATCGATGGTGGCATATGGTGTTGGTGGGGAAAACTTCACAAAAGCAACATCTTTTTTTGAAGAAGCTGGTGTTCAGGTATTTAGGGCGGTTCACTCGGATCATGTTTCAAATGAACAGTGGGAATTAGGTTCTACTGGTTTAACTACAGAAAAAAGTGATAAATGGTGGCACATTACTATTGCTGAAGCGCAAGGAATAATTGATGCCACATTCATTGGAGGTAATTCAAGTTATATATCAAATTTAACCGGAGCTCAAATTACCACTTATATTCCGCATGAAGGGAACATAGGGTTACTTGCTGACAGAATCGATTCTTGGGTGGATTTAAAATACACCTTAAATGAGGATAAACTGATATCTATAATTTATTATAACTATCCACCGGGAAAACAAAACATCGGTTCCAGTTATTTAGATACAATAAAAAGCATTTATAATATACTTTATACTTTAAAAGCTGCAGGATACACTGTTGGAAGTTTGCCAGTTGATGTTAGTGAACTTGAATATCTAATGCTTACATGCGGTATAAATGTAGCTACATGGGCACCGGGAGAACTTGAAAAAATAGCTAATAGATCTTGCATAACTTTACTTCCGGTAAGTGAATATAACTCCTGGTTTAATTCATTAGATGAAATTGTAAGAATACAAGTTTCTAACGGTACTGTTGCATATATTGGTGAGTTAACTAAAAGAGCCGTTGAATTAGATTATACCAAAACAATTGGAAGCACAATTGACGACTGGTATAATCAAGTTGTTTCCTTACTTCCAGATGAAAAATCAGTTGAAGCAAAAGAAGTTTTAAGTAATATTGTCAGGGCTTTAAAAGATTATGCTAATACTCATTCACAAGACTATTATAGATTATATTTAAAATATTTTGATGAATTTAAGGAATTAAACATTCAAGGATTAAATGGATGGGGTGAAACTCCAGGAAATGTCATGGTAGTTAATAAAAATGGTACAGATTACTTTGTAATTCCCGGATTGACATTTGGAAATATATTCGTGGCTCCGGAACCTCAAAGAGGATGGGAGTCTGATATTAAAAATCTTTACCATTGTACTGCTGTTGCTCCAACACATCAGTATTTGGCTGCATATTATTATATGCAAACTAGAAATCCAAATGCCATGATTTTCACTGGAAGGCATGCAACACATGAATGGTTGCCAGGCAAAGAAATTCTTTTATCTGCAACTGATTATGGATCAGTTGTTGTTGGTGATGTACCTCAATTATATTTTTACATTAGTGATGGCTTAGGTGAAGCTATTCAAGCTAAACGAAGAGGATTTGCAGTTATTATCTCTCACTTAACTTCTCCAATGTCCTATACTCATTTGTATGGTAATTTAACTTTTCTTGCTAATCTGATAAATGATTATCAAAAAGCAGGGAGCAGTTCAGAAAAAAATAAAATTGGAGAAAAAATACAAGATTTGATAATTAGCAATGATTATTCAACCAATTTAGGACTCAATAAGAGTCAAATAAAAAGCATTTCTATTGATTCATTAATAGAAAAAATTAATATATTTTTAAAATCAACTCAGGATACTTTACATCCGTTAGGCCTTCATGCATTAGGAGAATATTGGAGTGAAGAGGATATTGCTAGTACAGTTTCTGCAATGCTTTCTCATGATTTTGTTTTAGAGAATAATCAGGGAACACTTAATTTATTTACAGAACTTTCTAATTATTACTATTCAAAATCATATGGTGATTTAACTCCATTTGAAAGGGAATTTGTATTGAATAAATCTTATGATATATGTAAAGCATTGATTTATTGGGATGTTAATTCTGTAAGTAATGTATTAATTAATGGCAATGTTAAATTTAACAATTCTAACTTCTATGCTTGTTTAAATTTGGCTAAAAGCTACATAAATCTTATTAATCAAAGTATTTCAAATGAACTAAATGCCATGCTTGATGGTTTAAATGGCAGATATATTCCTACAGGAGAAGGTGGGGAAATTGTTGTAAAACCAAGTATTTTACCAACAGGTACAAACATTTTCCAAGATCAATCATCTGAACTACCAACACAGGATGCATGGAATTATGCAAAAATTCTTGCATTATTAACTTTAGCTGATTTAAATGACACTACTGAAAAAATTATCATGGGGATATGGTGTGTTGAAACAGCAAGGGATGATGGTGCTTTGGTTTCAACTGTTCTTTATTTGTTGGGCATGAAACCTGTTTGGACAAATTCTTCAAGCGCCGGCTTTGATGATGAAGGAAATCCTACTGGAAAAAAAGTTGGTGCAATGCCTGAAGTCATTAAATTAAATGATTTAACTCGTCCTGAGGGTTGGAATAAAAAAAGAATAGATGTTACCATAATTACTAGCGGATTATTCAGAGATTTATACTCTTCTCAGTCTGTTTTAATGGATAATGCATTTAGAGTAGCATTGGCAAGGTCATATTTAACATTAATTAATAATAAAACTTTAATGAATGGAAAATATGGCAAGGAATTAAGACAGGCATTGGACTGTGTCATGGAGGGTATAAATTATTATAGGGCTTCTAATGAAGCTTTAAAAGATAATTATGTTGCTCAGCATTGGATTAAAGATTGCCTATATTATTTGAGTATTGGTTATAATGCATCTTATGCAGGGGAATGTGCAATTACCCGTATATTCGCACCACCTAATGGAGATTATGGTGCAGGAATATCAAAATTGGTGTCAATGTCATGGACTTGGAACAACACAGACGAATTAGCTCAGTTTTACTTAGGTCGAATGGGAAATATGTATTCTAAAAATTACTGGGGAGATACAAATCCATTAGTATTTCTAAAAGCATTATCTAACTCAGACACAATAATAACAAGCCGCAATACAAATCAGTATGGTGTAATGGATAATGATGACTTCTTTGATTATTGGGGTGGTTTATCAATGGCTGTTGAACATGTTTCAGGTAAATCTCCAAAAATGAATGTTTTAATGTATGCTGATAAGGATAATGCATATATTTCTTCGCTTGAAGAAGTCATGTATCGTGAAATTGCTTCAAGGTATGACAATCCCGAATGGATTAAAGGAATGATGAAAGAAGGATACAGTGGGGCTCGTTATATGTCCAATAAATTTGTTAGCAATCTATTGGGTTGGCAAGTGACAAGACCGGATTCAGTTTCAGATGATTTATGGAATAGGGTGTATAATACCTATTATAAAGACAAATACAATCTGGGTGTTAAGGATTGGTTAATGAGTGGAAATAATGCCTATTCCCTTATTTCAATGAGTGGAACAATGTTGAGTTCAATTCATAAGGGATATTGGAATGCTGATGATGCAACAATAAGAGATATTGCAAATACTTGGGCGCAGGCAACAGTTAAAAATGGTGTTGCATGTTGTGATTGCAGCTGTGGTAATGTGGCTATGATGCAGTGGGCAGTTCAGTATGTAAATCCTGATATTTTAGCACAATTATTGCCGAAATTATATGATGCAACTGAAAATCCAGTATTCTTAAACAATACTCATAATCCAAATACTAAACCTGAAAACAATAATGATCCTCAAGTAGAACCTTCAACTCCAAATCCTACTGATGGTTCTTCTTCTAGTTCAACTATTTCTAATAATGCAACTTCCACAAATTCTAATCAGCATTCATTAAGCAATAGTCAAAATTCACAAGGAAATGCGGTTTCTGATGTGGGAGACAGTAGTTCCAGTGATTCAGGTACTTTTAGTTCTGAAGGTGCTGATGTTAAAAAAGCAATTGAAATTAATCCTATCACCCAACAATCTGCAAGTGAAGTTGGTATGAGTTTACTTGCAGTTTTAGGAGTCATATGTTTGATCCTTATAGTTGGAGTCGGTTATTTTAGAGATAATGGAAAAGAGAAAAAAGGCAGTAATTTAGATGAGCTTTTTAATGAAAAATTATAA
- a CDS encoding DUF2162 domain-containing protein: MDVINILWQLGILSAVLIFGIKLGLATGLANMSKKYLALVSIGYGGGVLILTEISSFFTEQITGLIYSYNFEFFLIMAIIMILAGIFTIREYKVFEKNTAAATCMAVVAPCPCCFGSIIVSIMLVAPAVGLGLLNLSVYVAAALVLTIVLTYFASNYLIKFINKPYPIVLGNFMLFLGIYFLLSALFLPNITSMIQNPMDAIEIASPEYLVAVLVLMIIMMFLGGFYFKNNSYLD, encoded by the coding sequence ATGGATGTAATAAATATATTGTGGCAATTAGGAATTTTGTCTGCTGTATTGATATTTGGAATTAAATTAGGATTAGCTACAGGATTAGCTAATATGTCGAAAAAGTATTTGGCATTAGTCTCAATAGGTTATGGTGGTGGTGTTTTAATATTAACAGAGATATCATCATTTTTCACAGAACAGATTACAGGTTTAATTTATTCTTATAATTTCGAATTCTTTTTAATCATGGCCATTATAATGATTCTAGCGGGAATTTTCACTATTAGGGAATATAAGGTCTTTGAAAAAAATACTGCTGCAGCTACTTGTATGGCAGTTGTAGCTCCTTGTCCATGTTGTTTTGGATCAATAATTGTAAGCATTATGTTAGTAGCTCCTGCTGTAGGTTTGGGTCTTTTAAATTTAAGTGTTTATGTTGCTGCTGCACTGGTTTTAACTATTGTTTTAACATACTTTGCATCAAACTATCTTATTAAATTTATAAATAAACCATATCCCATTGTTTTGGGAAATTTTATGTTATTTTTAGGAATTTACTTCCTGTTGTCAGCATTATTTTTACCAAACATCACGTCTATGATACAAAATCCTATGGATGCAATTGAAATAGCATCTCCGGAATATCTGGTTGCTGTATTGGTATTAATGATTATTATGATGTTTTTAGGCGGATTTTACTTTAAGAATAATAGTTATTTGGATTAA
- a CDS encoding MotA/TolQ/ExbB proton channel family protein, with protein sequence MVTTIPGSEILTSGLNMISQSLQVPVIIFLVIFAFFAVVTLGSLIAEYTSRKKVSPDLLEKLIYSISRADSVEELMSIIKNAGIYENQKVILVKILRADSLPNKTRETLARKLIEFEETELGKTIEKTDIITRIGPTLGLMGTLIPMGPGLAALGAGDVNTLANAIIVAFDTTVVGIGAGAVGYFVSKIRRRWYEEDLSNSDALADALLDKLNR encoded by the coding sequence ATGGTTACAACAATTCCTGGAAGTGAAATATTAACTTCTGGTTTAAATATGATTTCTCAAAGTTTACAAGTTCCTGTAATTATATTTTTAGTAATTTTTGCATTTTTTGCAGTTGTTACTTTAGGAAGTCTTATTGCAGAGTATACATCACGTAAAAAAGTCTCTCCTGACCTACTTGAGAAATTAATTTATTCAATATCCAGAGCAGATTCTGTTGAGGAGTTGATGAGTATTATTAAAAATGCTGGAATATATGAGAATCAAAAAGTAATTTTAGTTAAAATATTGCGTGCAGATTCATTACCTAATAAAACAAGAGAAACATTAGCTAGGAAGTTAATTGAATTTGAAGAAACTGAACTTGGAAAAACAATTGAAAAAACAGATATTATTACTCGTATTGGTCCAACTTTAGGATTGATGGGAACTTTAATTCCAATGGGTCCTGGACTTGCTGCTTTAGGTGCCGGTGATGTAAATACTCTGGCTAATGCCATTATTGTTGCGTTTGACACAACGGTTGTAGGTATTGGTGCTGGGGCGGTGGGATATTTTGTATCTAAAATTAGACGCAGGTGGTATGAAGAAGATTTATCAAATTCAGATGCTTTGGCTGATGCATTACTTGACAAATTAAACCGCTAA
- a CDS encoding DUF2149 domain-containing protein → MARRKCKKRFSDNEEDPMTGTSNLVDAMLVIAVGFLIFVVISWNMQSIVFSDTSHDQSQSVQDSHMNVTEVSEGQELNDTLDSVESSGQGYMEMGKVYKDPSTGKLIMVEG, encoded by the coding sequence ATGGCTAGACGAAAATGTAAAAAAAGATTTAGTGATAATGAAGAAGATCCCATGACTGGAACTTCAAATCTTGTAGATGCAATGCTTGTTATTGCAGTAGGATTTTTAATTTTTGTTGTAATAAGTTGGAACATGCAGAGTATAGTGTTTTCAGACACATCGCATGATCAATCTCAAAGCGTTCAGGATTCTCATATGAATGTTACTGAGGTAAGTGAAGGTCAAGAATTAAATGACACTTTGGATTCTGTTGAAAGTTCGGGTCAAGGTTATATGGAAATGGGAAAGGTGTATAAAGATCCATCAACGGGAAAATTAATAATGGTTGAAGGATAA
- a CDS encoding DUF3344 domain-containing protein: protein MIVLSISSVSADDLQTKYAGEVSGDVNVVTVNPWTTSGSLTYDIPSEAKDIRSADVYVNVYGGSAKNTYGANANVSLKTANGENQIANESLWIEEGSSDGTIYAVNDHINKCYSDYQMHYDITNSIKGLNGSSITIKVDTFKMENKSFDGKIKLIALILAYDDGDSDVINYWVDATQKWTKTNVTTIFNTEKLSNINGANLINVALSSGDGSFKVNGEIIGDPIVHDSGNYYQYNSWDISDKMKKGQNTELLSMNVGSGSYASLKNVLSVLKVNPIKANVSLATEYADTCYAGTNNTISINVISDKKEKYSIELLADGNVVNSTEIELDGENQTILFLTDPTVREVDDSTVNGADNVKVNYMVNVRFNDVVVSSANKTVPVLYNGNLGKDLSYPSSGFASFENISFTGDIVIDIKNESSYKSGSTGTIEIFNVNLGKDSTIVKGFIYVPYNWFNGKKYVENETMFNVTFNNQTICPAGFHRDQSNLGNYGKYGYGVVVYDVTNSIKNGNNTFVLNKINPTPTIYPSTLIYMYNTTGSEVIKNIYIINGADLLSNTSNNAGRVVQANSNININSKDILDAKLYVFASGAQTNEGNIIINNNVFENVWNGTSKTTDLFATDITDIVKDSNDIRFVATGSTILALQQFIVTTKDAPIKTSVKPTKLSTTYDSGKYFNIKVLDNHKKSVKGLKLKLKVFTGKRYANYYVTTGSNGVASFKKASKLSIGTHKVEITTNNKNYVVKKTISYIKVYKAKTIVKAPKITVKFKKSKYFKVNVKNKATKKAVKNIAVKLKVFTGKKYKIYKIKTNKYGTAYLKTKYLKVGSHKVIVYSGNSKYSIGAKSSIKVRW, encoded by the coding sequence ATGATAGTTTTATCAATTAGTTCTGTTTCTGCTGATGATTTACAAACAAAATATGCTGGTGAAGTTTCAGGGGATGTTAATGTAGTTACGGTTAATCCATGGACCACTAGCGGCAGTTTAACATATGATATTCCTTCAGAAGCTAAGGATATTAGGAGTGCAGATGTTTATGTAAATGTTTATGGGGGCAGTGCTAAGAATACTTACGGAGCAAATGCTAATGTAAGTTTAAAAACTGCAAATGGTGAAAATCAAATAGCTAATGAATCGTTATGGATTGAAGAAGGAAGTAGTGATGGAACTATTTATGCTGTGAATGATCATATCAATAAATGTTATTCTGATTATCAGATGCATTATGATATTACTAATTCTATAAAAGGGCTTAATGGTTCGTCAATTACAATTAAAGTGGATACTTTCAAAATGGAAAATAAATCGTTTGATGGTAAAATTAAATTAATTGCTTTAATTTTAGCATATGATGATGGGGACAGTGATGTAATTAATTATTGGGTAGATGCAACCCAAAAATGGACAAAAACTAATGTTACAACAATATTCAATACAGAAAAATTATCAAACATTAATGGTGCTAATTTAATCAATGTTGCTCTTTCAAGTGGTGATGGAAGTTTTAAAGTTAATGGTGAAATAATAGGAGATCCTATTGTCCATGATTCTGGTAATTATTATCAGTATAATTCATGGGATATTTCTGATAAAATGAAAAAAGGTCAAAATACTGAATTATTATCCATGAATGTGGGGTCTGGTTCTTATGCATCTCTTAAAAATGTTTTGTCTGTTTTAAAAGTTAATCCTATTAAAGCGAATGTTTCCCTAGCAACTGAGTATGCTGATACTTGCTATGCAGGTACTAATAATACAATTTCAATTAATGTTATCTCCGATAAGAAAGAGAAATATTCAATCGAATTATTAGCTGATGGTAATGTTGTAAATAGTACGGAAATTGAGTTAGATGGTGAAAATCAAACAATTTTATTCTTAACTGATCCTACTGTTCGTGAAGTTGATGATTCAACTGTTAATGGGGCAGATAATGTTAAAGTAAATTATATGGTAAATGTCAGATTTAATGATGTTGTTGTTTCAAGTGCAAATAAAACTGTGCCTGTTTTATACAACGGTAATCTTGGAAAAGATTTGTCTTATCCATCAAGCGGATTTGCATCATTTGAAAATATTTCATTTACTGGTGATATTGTAATTGATATTAAAAATGAAAGTTCATATAAATCTGGTTCTACTGGTACAATTGAAATTTTCAATGTTAACTTAGGTAAAGATTCCACTATTGTAAAAGGATTTATTTATGTTCCATACAACTGGTTTAATGGAAAGAAATATGTTGAAAATGAAACCATGTTTAATGTAACATTCAATAATCAGACTATCTGTCCAGCTGGATTCCATAGGGATCAAAGTAACTTAGGAAATTATGGCAAATATGGATATGGGGTAGTGGTTTATGATGTAACAAATTCAATTAAAAATGGTAATAACACATTTGTCTTAAATAAAATTAACCCAACACCAACTATATATCCAAGTACTTTAATTTACATGTACAACACAACCGGTAGTGAAGTAATTAAAAATATTTACATTATTAATGGTGCGGATCTACTTTCAAACACAAGTAACAATGCTGGAAGAGTAGTTCAAGCAAATTCAAATATTAATATTAATTCTAAAGATATTCTTGATGCAAAATTATATGTATTTGCTTCTGGTGCTCAAACTAATGAGGGAAATATAATTATAAATAATAATGTATTTGAAAATGTTTGGAATGGAACTAGTAAAACTACAGACTTATTTGCTACAGATATAACTGATATTGTAAAAGATTCAAACGATATTCGTTTTGTTGCTACTGGTTCTACAATTTTAGCTTTACAGCAATTTATTGTAACCACTAAAGATGCTCCAATCAAAACTAGTGTAAAACCAACAAAATTATCCACTACTTATGATTCAGGTAAATATTTTAATATTAAAGTTTTAGATAATCATAAAAAATCAGTTAAAGGTTTAAAACTTAAATTAAAAGTTTTCACTGGTAAAAGGTATGCAAATTATTATGTAACAACTGGTTCAAATGGTGTTGCTAGCTTTAAAAAAGCTTCTAAATTATCTATTGGAACTCATAAGGTGGAAATTACAACAAATAATAAAAATTATGTTGTTAAAAAAACTATTTCTTATATTAAAGTATATAAAGCTAAAACAATCGTTAAAGCACCTAAAATAACTGTAAAATTTAAAAAATCTAAGTATTTTAAAGTAAATGTTAAAAACAAAGCAACTAAAAAAGCGGTTAAAAATATTGCAGTTAAACTAAAAGTCTTCACAGGTAAAAAGTACAAAATCTACAAGATTAAAACCAATAAATACGGTACCGCCTATTTAAAAACTAAATACTTGAAAGTTGGTAGCCATAAAGTTATTGTATATTCTGGTAATTCTAAATATTCAATTGGTGCAAAAAGTTCAATTAAAGTAAGATGGTAG
- a CDS encoding SDR family NAD(P)-dependent oxidoreductase — protein sequence MAKNAIITGGSRGIGKAMALKLGELGYNVAINYRSDSSKQLTEDLIEEIKSEYGVDAIAVQADVSKFEDCKKLVEAAVDAFGDEIDALVNNAGITNNSNFIDLEPEKYGAVINTNLVSMMHMCHLCLPYMVDRDTAIVCTASVGGLTGVINQADYCAAKTGVIGLCRALALEFAPRKVRVNSIAPGMIMTDMLRGVNQDELNALAATIPLGHIGEVEEIAGALEYILTAGYLTGQVISPNGGFVLQ from the coding sequence ATGGCAAAAAATGCGATAATTACTGGCGGATCTAGAGGAATTGGTAAAGCAATGGCATTAAAACTTGGTGAACTTGGATATAATGTAGCAATCAACTACAGAAGTGACTCATCTAAGCAGTTAACAGAAGATTTAATTGAAGAAATTAAATCAGAATATGGTGTGGATGCTATTGCTGTTCAAGCAGATGTAAGTAAATTTGAGGATTGTAAAAAATTGGTTGAAGCTGCTGTTGATGCATTCGGTGATGAAATCGATGCATTAGTAAACAATGCAGGAATTACTAACAATTCTAACTTCATTGACTTGGAACCAGAAAAATATGGGGCTGTAATCAACACAAACCTCGTTAGTATGATGCACATGTGTCATTTATGTCTTCCTTACATGGTTGACCGTGATACTGCAATTGTATGCACTGCATCTGTAGGAGGTTTGACTGGTGTAATTAACCAAGCAGATTACTGTGCTGCTAAAACTGGTGTAATCGGTTTATGTCGAGCATTAGCATTAGAATTTGCACCAAGAAAAGTAAGGGTAAATTCTATTGCTCCGGGTATGATTATGACTGATATGCTTAGGGGAGTAAATCAAGACGAATTAAATGCACTTGCTGCAACAATTCCTCTTGGACACATCGGTGAAGTAGAAGAAATAGCAGGGGCTTTAGAATACATTTTAACCGCAGGATATTTAACTGGGCAAGTTATTTCCCCTAATGGTGGATTTGTATTGCAATAA